In the Loxodonta africana isolate mLoxAfr1 chromosome 1, mLoxAfr1.hap2, whole genome shotgun sequence genome, one interval contains:
- the ST6GAL1 gene encoding beta-galactoside alpha-2,6-sialyltransferase 1 isoform X6 yields MGQLHSGLESCYELESTRWEQFVFFCLYLLQIAPEIFLMFLFQLHSTLLWLVTTEKHFLEDSFYNEGILIVWDPSIYHSDIPKWYEHPDYSFFNNYKSYCNMHPDQPFYILRPQMPWELWDILQEISPEEIQPNPPSSGMLGIIIMMTLCDQVDIYEFLPSKRKTDVCYYYQKFFDTACTMGAYHPLLFEKNMVKHLNQGTDEDIYFHGKATLSGFRSIRC; encoded by the exons atgggtcagctcCACTCTGGCCtagagagttgctatgagttggaatcgactcgatgggaacagtttgtttttttttgtttg TATCTTCTGCAAATCGCTCCAGAGATCTTCCTCATGTTTTTGTTTCAGCTGCACAGTACTCTTTTGTGG TTGGTCACCACAGAAAAGCACTTCCTCGAAGATAGTTTTTACAATGAAGGAATCCTAATTGTGTGGGACCCGTCTATATACCATTCAGACATCCCAAAG tgGTATGAGCATCCCGACTACAGTTTCTTTAACAACTACAAGAGCTATTGTAACATGCATCCCGATCAGCCCTTCTACATCCTCAGGCCCCAGATGCCTTGGGAACTATGGGACATCCTTCAGGAAATCTCCCCAGAGGAGATTCAGCCAAACCCACCGTCCTCTGGGATGCTTG GCATCATAATCATGATGACACTATGTGACCAGGTGGATATTTATGAGTTCCTCCCATCCAAGCGCAAGACTGACGTATGCTACTACTACCAGAAGTTCTTCGACACCGCCTGCACGATGGGCGCCTACCACCCGCTCCTCTTTGAGAAGAACATGGTGAAGCACCTGAACCAGGGCACAGATGAGGACATTTACTTTCATGGAAAAGCCACACTGTCTGGCTTCCGGAGCATTCGCTGCTGA